A DNA window from Camelina sativa cultivar DH55 chromosome 13, Cs, whole genome shotgun sequence contains the following coding sequences:
- the LOC104734275 gene encoding uncharacterized protein LOC104734275: MNSVCISSCINDAHDPRVPVRPVRASYVNLYKWPESDAEFVRSVRRGGGVPEARVVDSISCRQMYLRSYTFSREDDESKSEKAVTSAATHTSCLGRVKETASFRRKSKEESGINVESTKRRRGEKKRVRRKKRQEQACSTMFRFFRRLLSCAATVDVVDPN, from the coding sequence ATGAACTCGGTGTGTATCTCCAGTTGTATCAACGATGCACATGACCCGCGCGTGCCTGTTCGTCCCGTGCGTGCCTCCTACGTAAATCTATATAAGTGGCCCGAGTCCGACGCTGAGTTCGTTCGCTCCGTCCGTCGTGGAGGTGGCGTTCCGGAAGCGCGTGTAGTGGATAGCATATCTTGCCGACAGATGTATCTCCGGAGCTACACTTTCTCTAGGGAAGACGATGAGAGCAAATCAGAGAAGGCCGTGACGTCGGCGGCGACGCACACGTCGTGTCTAGGGAGGGTTAAGGAAACAGCGTCGTTTCGACGTAAGAGTAAGGAGGAAAGTGGCATCAACGTCGAGAGTACAAAGCGGCGTCgtggtgagaagaagagagttagaAGGAAGAAGCGACAAGAACAAGCTTGTTCTACTATGTTCAGGTTTTTTCGAAGGTTATTGTCTTGTGCTGCCACCGTAGATGTTGTTGATCCAAACTAA
- the LOC104734277 gene encoding uncharacterized protein LOC104734277: protein MFTSLAAPLSTTIISAATRRSQVSQPKSKKSKPENKRPTTTSTSGFSSGRTTKELTWKCVEGCGACCKLAKDFAFATPDEIFDDPDDVELYRSMIGDDGWCINYNKATRKCSIYSDRPYFCRVGPEVFKSLYGIEEKKFNKEAISCCIDTIKTIHGPDSKELDNFNRAIRSSPSSS, encoded by the exons ATGTTTACATCGCTTGCGGCACCATTGAGCACGACGATTATCTCTGCTGCTACGAGGCGGTCACAAGTTTCACAGCCTAAATCCAAGAAATCCAAACCGGAGAATAAGCGGCCAACGACGACGTCAACGAGCGGTTTCTCCTCCGGCAGAACAACGAAGGAATTGACTTGGAAATGCGTCGAAGGCTGTGGAGCTTGCTGTAAGCTTGCAAAGGACTTCGCTTTCGCCACCCCTGACGAAATCTTCGATGACCCTGATGATGTCGAG CTGTATCGAAGCATGATCGGAGATGATGGATGGTGCATAAACTACAACAAAGCTACACGCAAATGCTCTATTTATTCTG ATCGTCCATACTTTTGTCGGGTTGGTCCGGAGGTTTTCAAGTCACTCTACgggattgaagaaaaaaaattcaacaaggAAGCTATCAG CTGTTGCATTGACACCATTAAGACGATTCATGGTCCTGATTCTAAAGAATTGGATAACTTCAACCGTGCCATCAGAAGTAGTCCGAGCTCGAGTTAA
- the LOC104734278 gene encoding pathogenesis-related protein PRB1-3-like, whose protein sequence is MNVFKSKTQIHRNKRLLGMRNTKTTTTSTLPRREMSSSSLLHHCLSLSFLLLLLLIPSVYGTLLPGTKAPVERMTYRGKKVSQSAKFLLAHNAARGASGVSNLKWDKGLTRFALNWAKLRKADCKMTHSGGPHGENIFWYRKNENWSPNRVVTKWMMESVNYDRTTNTCKPGQMCGHYTQIIWRTTTAVGCVREKCDNDLGFLVICEYSPSGNYEGESPFDMPK, encoded by the coding sequence ATGAATGTTTTCAAAAGTAAAACACAAATCCACAGAAACAAAAGACTTCTGGGAATGAGAAACACGAAGACGACGACTACTTCTACTCTACCACGAAGAGAGATGTCGTCGTCTTCGTTGTTACATCATTGTCTCTCCCTCTccttccttctcctccttcttctaaTCCCCTCCGTCTACGGAACTCTCTTACCGGGCACCAAAGCCCCCGTCGAACGTATGACTTACAGAGGAAAGAAGGTTTCGCAATCGGCCAAGTTCTTACTCGCCCACAACGCAGCGCGTGGAGCTTCAGGCGTGTCGAATCTCAAATGGGATAAAGGCTTGACCCGTTTCGCTCTTAATTGGGCCAAACTACGTAAAGCGGATTGCAAAATGACACATTCAGGTGGGCCTCACGGAGAGAACATATTCTGGTACCGAAAGAATGAGAATTGGTCACCCAACAGAGTTGTTACTAAATGGATGATGGAAAGTGTGAACTACGATCGGACGACTAATACCTGTAAGCCTGGCCAAATGTGCGGTCATTATACGCAGATCATCTGGCGTACAACCACAGCCGTTGGATGCGTACGTGAGAAGTGCGATAACGACCTCGGATTCTTAGTGATTTGCGAGTACTCGCCTTCCGGGAATTACGAAGGCGAAAGCCCTTTTGATATGCCTAAatag